From the Streptomyces sp. KMM 9044 genome, one window contains:
- a CDS encoding PE-PGRS family protein, with translation MPVSFGVSHFPLWRRLPAVVIEAAIVHPEGKVRQLLAEAQPGLTAEQWTRLILGERGARPRWILTLLAADQHAELTDAAYEQLAADPSVQVRKETARLRGLPVRILTALAGDEDPSVRASACQRAWPHLDGPARRKLLSDPSGKVRIEALLRYHREHPMPRSVFDTEGVRERAVESCRLERGLAEHLAHHGEPAQRSSLAGNPHLDPDLVGLLAQDPDENVRFVVATRADITEEQRAGIPIDFDPRGHYYPLDWVMALHEDPGAMRRLAASSHPLIRRSVARARHLPADVVERLARDDDRVVQLFLAESCDDAPADMLLRVWQWWTGSLSTPDRPHGHPNFPRRDLLRYADDPNARMRQLALDDPESTPELVERFSRDSNEEVRHRAASDLRRWVCIF, from the coding sequence GTGCCCGTCTCCTTTGGTGTGTCGCACTTCCCCCTGTGGCGGCGTCTGCCTGCGGTGGTCATCGAGGCGGCCATCGTCCACCCGGAGGGGAAGGTGAGGCAGCTGCTGGCCGAGGCCCAGCCGGGCCTCACAGCGGAGCAGTGGACTCGTCTGATCCTGGGCGAGCGGGGAGCCCGGCCCCGCTGGATCCTCACCCTGCTGGCGGCTGACCAGCACGCCGAGCTCACCGACGCCGCGTACGAGCAGCTCGCCGCGGATCCTTCCGTCCAGGTCCGGAAAGAGACAGCTCGTCTTCGCGGACTGCCCGTACGGATACTGACCGCGCTGGCTGGCGACGAGGATCCCTCTGTACGCGCCTCAGCCTGCCAAAGGGCCTGGCCTCATCTGGACGGCCCGGCCCGGCGCAAGCTTCTGAGCGATCCTTCCGGCAAAGTGCGCATCGAGGCGCTGTTGCGGTACCACCGAGAGCACCCGATGCCCCGTTCGGTGTTCGATACCGAAGGAGTCCGAGAGCGCGCGGTTGAGTCCTGCCGCCTCGAACGCGGCCTCGCCGAACACCTGGCTCACCACGGAGAGCCGGCCCAGCGCAGCTCTCTCGCGGGCAACCCGCACCTGGACCCGGACTTGGTCGGACTTCTTGCCCAGGACCCTGACGAGAACGTCCGCTTCGTGGTGGCCACACGCGCTGACATCACCGAGGAGCAGCGGGCGGGCATCCCCATCGACTTCGACCCGCGCGGGCACTACTACCCGCTCGACTGGGTCATGGCACTGCACGAGGATCCCGGCGCCATGCGCCGCCTGGCCGCCTCCTCCCACCCCCTGATCCGCAGGAGCGTTGCCCGGGCCCGGCACCTCCCTGCGGACGTCGTCGAACGTCTCGCCCGCGACGACGACCGCGTCGTCCAGCTCTTCCTCGCGGAATCCTGCGACGACGCGCCCGCCGACATGCTCCTGCGGGTGTGGCAGTGGTGGACCGGCAGCCTCAGTACCCCCGACCGCCCTCACGGCCACCCCAACTTCCCCCGCCGCGACCTGCTGCGCTACGCCGACGACCCGAACGCCAGAATGCGCCAGCTGGCCTTGGACGACCCGGAGTCCACGCCAGAGCTGGTGGAGAGGTTCAGCCGGGACAGCAACGAGGAAGTACGGCACCGGGCCGCGTCCGACCTACGTCGTTGGGTGTGCATCTTTTGA